The sequence CCGCCGACCACCTTGACGTTCACCTTCTTGCTGCCGGTCGCTTCCGGTTGCGCAGGAACCGAACCTGGCTGGGGGGCGTCCTGATTGTGTGGTGTTTCTGCCATGGCCTAGTTCCCTTCCTTGCGGAAATCCAACCGCTGTTTGCCGATAGTCAAATAGCCCTGCAGGACGGTCTTAGGCACCGTGTAAAGGCCGTCGTTGTAGTCCCAGTTGATGAGGCTGCCCTTGCCGTCCTTGGTCTCATAGAGAACAGGCGTCTCTTGGAAATGACCACGCAGGTACGTGAACTTGTCGTCACGCCACACTTCCTGCAGACCCAGCTCGCCGGCCTTTTTGCGGTCCCAGGTGTAATCGAAATGAAGCTGGCCGGGATATTGGCTCCGATATGCTTCGGCCTTCGTCTCCGCGGCTTTCCGCTCGGTGGCTTCCTTCGCGGTTGCTTCGGCAGCCTCTCGCTTGGCTCGGTCCAGCTCTGCGGCCGGAACAAAGACTGGCATCGCGGCGAGCTTGTCCTTTCCAGCTTGGTCGCCAGGGGTAACGAACACTTTGGAATCAAAGTGGCTGTCTGAGTCGTTGCTGATCTCGCGGAGCTGCAGGGTGTATTCGTTGCCGTGGTCGGAAACGATGTGCACGTCGGTGCTGCTGCCCGCGATCTTCGGCTTGATGCTGATGAAGCGAGAGGCAACGTGGCCCCCATCAAAAACCCAGCTCGATGTATCGCCACCGAAGACGGTCGCTACCTTCTCCTCAGCCGGAAGCAGGATCAGGGTCGATTGCAGAAGCCCGGCGCGAACGACGGGCGGCGCTTCCGAGTCGATCACCACGACGGTGCGCGGGACACTTGGAAAGAGCGGGTGCTTTGCGTCATTCGGTTCGGCGTGGCAGACTGCCACGATTGCGAGACTGGCGGCGATGTAAAGGGGCGCTTTCATGGTGAGTCCTCGGGGGTTGAGTGGATGAACCTGCTTACGTAAGGTGAATAGGAGAGGGTTCATGCAGACTCCCCCTGTGCGAAGCGCTCGATGCCTTCAGCAAGGCCGTATTTCTCAACCAGCTTTGCGCGGCGGGAACGGTCTTTTGGTTTGGTGGAGAACTTGGCATAGCTGCGCTTGTCGAGATTCAGGATGATGACCTTGGTCAATCCGTCCCGGCGCACGTACAAGGCTTCGCGCTGCTGCAGGCTTTCGAAAAGGTCGAGCTGCTGTTCGCTGAGTTTGAAAAGCTGGCCGTAGAATTTCCGGTTGAACGTGGCATCTGGCAGGAACAGGAACGACGTGCAGGAGTTGACGATGCTGTCCGCGTTCTCTCCCAGGTCGTTCGCTGACTGACCGATGAGAGTCACGCCACCCAGGTTCTTGCGGACGGTCTTGATGGA comes from Terriglobus roseus and encodes:
- a CDS encoding TrbG/VirB9 family P-type conjugative transfer protein, translating into MKAPLYIAASLAIVAVCHAEPNDAKHPLFPSVPRTVVVIDSEAPPVVRAGLLQSTLILLPAEEKVATVFGGDTSSWVFDGGHVASRFISIKPKIAGSSTDVHIVSDHGNEYTLQLREISNDSDSHFDSKVFVTPGDQAGKDKLAAMPVFVPAAELDRAKREAAEATAKEATERKAAETKAEAYRSQYPGQLHFDYTWDRKKAGELGLQEVWRDDKFTYLRGHFQETPVLYETKDGKGSLINWDYNDGLYTVPKTVLQGYLTIGKQRLDFRKEGN